The Chthoniobacterales bacterium genome includes a window with the following:
- a CDS encoding tRNA threonylcarbamoyladenosine dehydratase, translating to MTPPTPDFDRFGGIARLYGKAALETLAASHVAIIGVGGVGSWTAEALVRSGVGGLTLIDLDDVCVTNVNRQLPALDGEIGRSKAEVIAERMRKINPRLQCNSILEFLTETNADRLLSSDFQFVIDAVDRMSIKALIIAKCVERQIPVLTVGGAGGRRDLTQIKIGDLGITGGDLLLKQVRKKLRRDYGWSRGEGNDYGVAAVYSAEPQMFPWANGDVCATKEPESNLTMDCASGFGAACFVTGAFGFAAAGEVVRRLTLRSS from the coding sequence ATGACCCCGCCCACGCCTGATTTTGACCGTTTCGGAGGCATCGCCCGCCTCTATGGAAAGGCCGCGCTGGAGACGCTGGCGGCGTCGCATGTGGCGATCATCGGCGTCGGTGGCGTGGGCTCCTGGACTGCCGAGGCGCTGGTTCGCTCTGGTGTCGGAGGGCTGACTTTGATTGATCTCGACGACGTTTGCGTGACGAATGTGAACCGCCAGTTGCCCGCGCTCGACGGCGAAATCGGCAGATCCAAGGCTGAGGTCATCGCCGAGCGAATGAGGAAGATCAACCCCAGATTGCAGTGCAACTCGATTCTGGAATTTCTCACCGAAACCAATGCCGACCGGTTGCTCTCCAGCGATTTTCAATTCGTCATCGACGCCGTGGACCGCATGTCGATCAAAGCGCTGATTATTGCAAAATGTGTTGAGCGCCAGATCCCGGTGCTCACCGTCGGCGGGGCGGGCGGACGGCGCGATCTGACTCAGATCAAAATCGGCGACCTCGGCATCACCGGCGGCGATTTGCTTCTGAAGCAGGTGCGCAAAAAACTCCGGCGCGACTACGGCTGGAGCCGGGGCGAAGGGAACGATTATGGCGTCGCCGCCGTCTATTCCGCCGAGCCGCAAATGTTCCCCTGGGCCAACGGTGATGTCTGCGCCACCAAGGAGCCGGAGTCGAATCTAACCATGGATTGCGCGAGCGGTTTTGGCGCGGCGTGCTTCGTCACCGGTGCGTTTGGATTTGCGGCAGCAGGCGAGGTGGTTAGACGACTAACCTTGCGTTCGAGTTAG
- a CDS encoding class I adenylate-forming enzyme family protein → MSSLTLLERWSLVLEKKANQPALFAADGSVLATFAGIERESGVWQEKLTAFPAIAVIGIQLGNHPAWPAVLLAIWRNNQIALPLDASLREELTRQILQTAGASALLLDSKISRFELESNGAFSSDTSLLKVTSGTTGTPRLIAFTLAQILADSDNIFATMGLLESDVNYGAVPLSHSYGFSNLLTPLLTFGIPLVISQDNLPQAMLAGLTNTRATVLAGIPVLYQSLTRLNLTLPPTVRLCITAGAPLSSEVAREFHSQNGRKIHSFYGASECGGICYDASQEVDLPQGFVGQPMSGVEVELENERIAVRSAAVGLGYFPATENDSLLEGIFRPSDLVELTSWGFRITGRVSDFINITGKKLDPQTVETIIEKIPGVSRAIVCGVPHERRGELAVAIVETSHVSREKILTICRNILAPWQVPSDVWLLEQIPVNERGKISRRELAASYLTRTQG, encoded by the coding sequence ATGTCATCTCTCACGTTGCTGGAACGCTGGTCGCTCGTTTTGGAGAAAAAGGCGAACCAACCTGCGCTTTTTGCGGCCGATGGAAGTGTTTTGGCGACGTTTGCCGGAATCGAGCGAGAGAGCGGCGTCTGGCAGGAAAAGCTGACCGCGTTTCCGGCAATCGCCGTGATAGGAATCCAACTCGGCAATCATCCCGCGTGGCCGGCGGTGTTGCTGGCGATTTGGAGAAACAATCAGATCGCGCTGCCGCTCGACGCCTCGTTACGCGAGGAGCTAACCCGACAGATTTTGCAAACCGCCGGTGCCAGTGCGCTCTTACTCGACTCAAAAATTTCCAGATTCGAGTTAGAGTCGAATGGGGCTTTTTCCAGCGACACGAGTCTGCTCAAAGTCACCTCGGGAACGACTGGAACTCCGCGCCTGATCGCCTTTACGCTGGCGCAGATTCTGGCCGATTCCGACAACATCTTCGCGACGATGGGACTGCTGGAATCCGATGTTAACTACGGCGCTGTCCCCCTCTCGCACTCCTACGGTTTCAGCAATCTCCTAACACCGCTCCTAACCTTCGGCATACCGCTCGTCATTTCGCAGGACAACCTTCCGCAGGCGATGTTAGCCGGGCTGACTAACACGCGCGCCACCGTGCTCGCGGGCATTCCCGTTCTCTATCAAAGTCTGACACGACTTAACCTTACCTTGCCGCCGACTGTGAGACTTTGCATCACGGCAGGCGCTCCTTTATCCAGCGAAGTTGCCCGGGAATTTCATTCGCAAAATGGGCGCAAGATTCATTCGTTTTATGGCGCGTCGGAATGCGGTGGGATCTGCTACGACGCCAGCCAGGAAGTCGATCTGCCACAGGGTTTCGTCGGTCAGCCGATGAGTGGAGTGGAAGTCGAATTGGAAAACGAAAGGATCGCCGTCCGCAGCGCCGCCGTCGGGCTGGGTTACTTTCCCGCGACTGAAAACGATTCGCTGCTGGAGGGAATTTTCCGTCCATCCGATCTGGTCGAACTAACATCGTGGGGCTTTCGCATCACGGGCCGCGTGTCCGATTTTATTAACATCACGGGCAAGAAACTCGACCCGCAAACCGTGGAGACGATTATCGAAAAAATCCCTGGGGTTTCGCGCGCGATTGTTTGCGGAGTGCCGCACGAACGGCGCGGCGAACTAGCCGTTGCCATTGTGGAAACGAGCCATGTTAGTCGCGAAAAAATCCTAACCATTTGTCGCAACATCCTCGCCCCATGGCAAGTTCCCTCCGATGTCTGGCTGCTGGAACAAATCCCGGTGAATGAGCGTGGAAAAATCAGCCGCCGCGAACTGGCTGCATCCTATCTAACTCGAACGCAAGGTTAG
- the acs gene encoding acetate--CoA ligase yields MSKPPAGHTEENRVFKPSKEFSKAARIGSLAEYKALHAESISKPEKFWAREAKELISWDAKWSKVLDWKLPFAKWFVGGKLNASYNCVDRHVENGRKNKAAIIWEGEPGEKRTLTYQQLQREVCKFANVLKRNGIKKGDRVIIYLPQIPEAAIAMLACARIGAVHCVVFGGFSAESIKDRINDSGATAVITADGSYRRGSIVPLKKNVDDALKTLDVIKRVIVFRRAHNEIHIEEGRDVWWHREMEYVDATCPAVALDSEHPLFILYTSGSTGKPKGILHTTGGYLVGTSCTMKYAFDLRDDDIYWCTADVGWITGHSYMVYGPLAVGATVLMYEGAPNWPEQDRFWKIIEEYSVTIFYTAPTAIRSFIKWGDEWVTKRDLSSIRLLGTVGEPINPEAWMWYHKMIGGERCPIVDTWWQTETGALMITPLPGAIATKPGTATLPFFGVDAAIVDDNGVEVGPNVGGKLVIRKPWPSMLRTIYGDKARYKKQYWTEVKNYYFTGDGAHRDKDGYFWIEGRIDDVLNVAGHRLGTAEVESAIVSHHSVAEAAVVGRPDEIKGQGVVAFVTLKEGQEATKHLKELIRKHVGEVIGPIAKPDEIRFADALPKTRSGKIMRRLLKQIAGGGAVTGDTTTLEDLSILAKLAKSE; encoded by the coding sequence ATGAGCAAACCCCCCGCCGGCCACACCGAAGAGAATCGCGTTTTCAAACCCTCGAAAGAGTTTTCCAAGGCCGCGCGAATCGGTTCGCTGGCTGAATACAAGGCGTTGCACGCCGAATCCATCTCGAAGCCGGAGAAATTCTGGGCGCGCGAGGCGAAGGAGTTGATCTCCTGGGATGCAAAATGGTCGAAGGTGCTTGATTGGAAACTGCCCTTTGCGAAGTGGTTTGTCGGCGGGAAGCTGAATGCCTCTTACAATTGCGTGGATCGTCACGTGGAGAATGGCCGCAAGAACAAGGCGGCGATTATTTGGGAGGGCGAGCCGGGCGAGAAGCGGACGTTAACTTACCAGCAACTCCAGCGCGAGGTGTGCAAATTTGCCAACGTCCTCAAGCGCAATGGCATCAAAAAAGGCGACCGCGTGATTATCTACCTGCCCCAGATTCCCGAGGCGGCGATCGCCATGCTGGCTTGTGCGCGAATCGGCGCAGTGCATTGCGTGGTTTTCGGGGGATTTAGCGCGGAAAGTATCAAGGATCGGATTAACGACAGCGGCGCGACGGCGGTGATCACGGCGGACGGCAGCTATCGGCGCGGGTCGATTGTTCCGCTGAAGAAAAACGTCGATGACGCTCTGAAAACTCTCGATGTCATCAAGCGCGTGATCGTTTTTCGTCGCGCCCATAACGAGATTCACATCGAGGAAGGTCGCGACGTCTGGTGGCATCGGGAAATGGAATACGTCGATGCCACTTGCCCGGCGGTGGCACTCGATAGCGAGCATCCGCTTTTCATTCTTTACACGAGCGGATCGACGGGGAAGCCGAAGGGGATTTTACACACGACAGGCGGGTATCTGGTGGGCACGAGTTGCACGATGAAATATGCCTTCGACCTGCGCGACGACGACATTTACTGGTGCACCGCCGACGTGGGCTGGATCACGGGTCACAGTTATATGGTCTATGGTCCGCTGGCGGTGGGCGCGACGGTTTTGATGTATGAAGGTGCGCCAAACTGGCCGGAGCAGGATCGTTTCTGGAAGATCATCGAAGAATACAGCGTCACCATTTTTTACACGGCACCGACAGCGATTCGGAGCTTCATCAAATGGGGCGACGAATGGGTGACGAAACGTGATTTGAGTTCCATTCGACTCTTGGGAACGGTCGGTGAGCCGATCAATCCGGAAGCCTGGATGTGGTATCACAAGATGATCGGTGGCGAGCGTTGCCCTATCGTGGACACATGGTGGCAGACGGAGACGGGCGCTCTAATGATTACGCCGCTGCCGGGTGCGATTGCCACGAAACCAGGGACGGCGACGCTGCCATTCTTCGGCGTGGATGCCGCGATTGTGGACGACAATGGAGTGGAAGTCGGACCTAACGTTGGCGGCAAACTGGTCATTCGCAAGCCCTGGCCGTCCATGCTGCGCACGATCTACGGCGACAAGGCGCGTTACAAAAAACAGTATTGGACCGAAGTAAAAAATTACTATTTCACCGGCGACGGTGCGCATCGCGACAAGGATGGCTATTTCTGGATCGAAGGGCGCATCGACGACGTTCTCAATGTCGCGGGTCACCGACTCGGGACCGCCGAAGTCGAAAGCGCGATTGTTTCGCATCATTCCGTGGCAGAAGCTGCCGTGGTGGGCCGCCCAGATGAGATCAAGGGCCAGGGCGTGGTCGCATTCGTCACACTGAAGGAAGGCCAGGAAGCTACCAAACATCTCAAGGAACTGATCCGCAAACATGTGGGCGAGGTCATCGGACCCATCGCCAAACCGGACGAAATTCGTTTCGCCGATGCTTTGCCAAAGACGCGCAGTGGAAAAATCATGCGTCGCCTCCTCAAGCAAATCGCCGGAGGTGGTGCGGTCACGGGCGACACCACGACTTTGGAAGATCTAAGCATCCTGGCGAAACTCGCCAAAAGCGAATAG